The following is a genomic window from Salinibacterium sp. UTAS2018.
CGTCAGCAGACACAATGATCGGCTCGGTCGTCATGAGTCCGCCCGCCGTATCGGGGGCGTAGCTGAGCAAGAAGCGAACATCTTCGGCTTCTTCGGGCTCCATGAGGTCGAGCAGGGTCTCACCGCGCTCGTCGGAGAGGTGGGCGATGAGGTCGGCAGCGTCATCCGGCTGCATCTCATCAAGAACGTCGGCGGCGCGGTCATCGTCGAGCTTATTGAGCAGGGCAACCTGCTCGTTCTCGGGCATCTCCTCGAGCACATCGGCCAGGCGATCGTCGGAGAGTTCGCCGGCGACCTCCATCATGCGCTGTTCGGGAAGGTCGAGCATCGCGTTGGCTAAGTCAGCAGGGAGAAGGTCGGAGAAGCTCGCCGCCAGCTGAGTGGCGGACTGCGCTTCGCCCTTGTTCTGGTTGTGCTTGATCTCATCCCACCGCGCGAAATCGGTGGGGCCCTTAGCGAAGAGGGGCGCACCGCTGGCCTTGGGGCGGCGGACGAAGAGCTGGCTAATCTCCCACTCGCCAATGTCAACTTCTTCAATAGCGACATCTTCAATATGGGCTTCGCCCGAACCATCACGCATGCTGACGCGACGACCAAGAAGCTCCGCCATCACTCGAATTTCGCCACCGCGCTGCTCGAAGCGGCGCAGGTTGAGAACGCCGGTAGTGATAATTTGCCCGGAGCCAATGCTTGTAACGCGACCGATCGAGAGAAAAACGTGGCGTTTACCGGGAATTTCAGCAATCATCCCGACGACGCGCGGGCTCGAATCGGCCCGCTCAACAACGAGCACATCGCGCACTTTGCCGACGCGGTCGCCATTGGGGTCGAAAACAGAGCAGCCCACCAAGCGGGCGACGAATACTCTTGAGGTGCTCACAAGTAAAACCCTACCCTTGCATGGGACAATGAGCTGATGAGTAATTTCAGTGGATTCTCCCGTCGTGCCCCTCTGCAGTCGAGTGTGCCGCGCGGCGACGTTCTTGCGAGCTTTGAGAGCTACACCGATGCCCAAGAGGCGATCAACAAACTGGCGAAGGCCGAGTTCGATGTCAAAGGCATCGCGATCGTTGGTCGTGACCTCACGACGGTCGAGGTCGTGACGGCCCGACTGAGCTACGGGCGTGCGGCGCTCGCCGGTGCCAGTACCGGTGCCTGGCTTGGACTGTTCTTCGGTCTCATCTCCACGATCATTGCGCCTATCACCGCGCAGCAAGTGGCGATCTTCTTCTCCGCAATCGTGGCCGGTGCCGGAATCGGAATGATCTTCGGCGTCGTGAACTACTCGATCATGCGCAAGCGCCGCGACTACGCCGCAACCTCGCAGCTGTTGGCCGAGCGCTACGACGTGATCATTTCGCCGAACCTCACCGCTAAGGCTCACACCGTTCTCGGTACAGCAGCGGCCGGTATGCCCGGAGTACACGCGGCACCGTTTGTGCCGACCCCGACGGGCACGCCAGAGGCGACACCCGCGCCGGAAGCTCCGGAAGCACCGGTCGACGGCGACGACGCGCCTAAGGCCTAAGGCACCGCTCGGGCATTAGGGCCGCGCGGTGCTTGGTACCGCTCGGGCCTCAGCCACAGCGCCGGCCTTCGGCGCCGCTGACACGGCGCGCGCCGAGCTTTCGCTGACGCGCGCCTACGCGACTACGAGCGGGCGATCCAGGCTTCTACGGCATCCGCCGTGCGCGGGATGTTGACCGACAGGTTCTCAGCGCCATCTTCGGTGACGAGAATGTCGTCTTCGATGCGCACGCCGATGCCGCGGTATTCCTCGGGCACGGTGATGTCGTCGGGCTGAAAGTACAGGCCGGGCTCGATCGTGAAGACCATGCCGGGCTCAAGAATTCCGTCGAGGTACATGTCGCGGCGGGCGGCGGCGCAGTCGTGAACGTCGATACCGAGGTGGTGGCTCGTGCCGTGCACCATGTAACGGCGGTGGAACTGCTTGTCCGCTTCCAACGATTCGGCGGCGGAGACGGGCAGCAGGCCCCACTCGGCAGTCTTCTCAGCAATGACACGCATTGCTTCGGCGTGGATGTCGCGGAACTTGATTCCGGGGCGCACGATCGCAAAGGCAGCATCCGCCGCTTCGAGCACGGCGTCATAGACGCGACGCTGCACCTCGGTGAACGTGCCGCTGATCGGCAGCGTGCGCGTGATGTCGGCGGTGTAGTAGCTGTCGAGCTCGATACCAGCATCGATGAGGATGAGGTCGCCGGGCTTCACGGGGCCGTCGTTGCGAGTCCAGTGCAACACGCACGCGTGCGGTCCGGAGGCAGCGATCGTGTCGTAGCCGACGGTGTTTCCTTCGGCGCGAGCGCGACGGTTGAACGTGCCCTCCACAAGGCGCTCACCGCGGGTGTGCTCGATGATGTTGGGCAGGTCGGCAACAACATCGTTGAAGCCCATCTGGGTGGCGTCAACGGCGGCCCGCATCTCAACGACCTCATAGGTGTCTTTGACGAGGCGCAGTTCGCTCAGGTCGCGGCTGAGCTCGTCGTCACCATCGTGCTCGAGGGCTTCAGAGTCGGCGGCGAGCAAACGGCGGCCATCGACCTGGTCGGTGACATCGCGGTCAGCGTCGCGCACGATCAGCGTCGAGGCGTCGACGCGGTCGAGCACAGCCTCGAATTCCGCCAGGGGCAGAGTGGCGACACCGAGGTCGATCGCCACGTTGGCGAGCGACGGGCGCGGACCAGTCCAGAATTCTCCGACATCCGGGTTCGCATAGAACTCGCTCGTGTCGCGGCCGGCGGCCGGGCGGAAGTAGAGAGTGGCGTCGTGGCCGGTGGTCGTCGGTTCCATCACGAGAACACTGCCGGCAACAACATCCGAGCCCCAACCGGTCACGTGCGCGAAGGTCGAGTGGGCGCGGAAGGGGTAGTCGGTGTCGTTCGAGCGCACCTTGGCTGACCCGGCCGGAATGATGAGGCGCTGGCCAACGTGAAGCTGCGACAAGCGCGCGCGGCGGGCAGCAGCGAAGGCCGCCTGCTCACGGGGAACGACTTCAGGATCAACCCGCTCAGCCCATCCCGTAGAGATGTAGTCCGAGAAGCCCGAAGATTGGGGCGTCGTAGAGCGGTTGGAGGTTGCGCGCGGGGTGGGTGCCGAAGAATCTGCCATACCTCTAGTGTCTCCCTTTGTGCGGTTAAACGCACTATTGAGAGGGTCCCTCACTGTTCGCAAAACTTTGCGGATGAGGCGCCCGAGGCTGGGCGCTTACTGAACGGGGGAGAGCGTCGCGAGCACCGGGCGGTGGTCGCTGCCGAAGCCATCGTGAGATTCAATGACGCGCATCCCCGTCGCCGTCCACTCGCTCGTGCTCATGACGTGATCAATCGGGGCGCCCAGAATCGCTGGCAGCTGAGTCGGCCACGTGCCGAGTGCGGCGTTGTCGGTGACCGAGGCGGCATCCGCGCAACTACCGAGAGCGTATTCAGCACCATCGGCGAGGGACGCGTAGTGATCGAGGGTCGAGTTGAAGTCTCCAGCGAGAATGGTGTTGCTGCCGCGGCATTGCTCGGCAAGCCAGTCGAGGTCGGTGCGCCAGTTTGCCATCTCGCCCTGCACGGGCGCGACGGCGTGCACGGCAACGATCGTGGGCATCGACGGGTCTTGGGGAATCGCCACGACACTCGGCAGCGTCGACGTGGTGCGCGTCTGCACATCAACGTCGTACTCGCCGAGGTCGACGCTGATGAGCACCGTGGTGGAGCGCGACTTGGAGATCTGGTCGTACGCCAGAGTGTGCACCCACATGCGTTGACCTTCATCGGCCATGCGCTGTGCGACCTCGAAGCCCAATTCGCGCGTTGTCTCAGGCAACGTGATGATGTCTGCATCGTTTTCTAGCGCAAGATCAGCAATAGCCTCGGCGCCCGGCGCATCGCCGAGGGTGTTCCACGACAACACGGTGATATCGCCATCGGCTTTCGTCTCGAAGCCCGGGCTTCCAAAACCTCGGGTCGACAACACCACGAGAGAGAGCGCGCTGAATGCCAGGCCGATCACCGCGAGCGATGCCGCGAAGCGGCG
Proteins encoded in this region:
- a CDS encoding magnesium transporter MgtE N-terminal domain-containing protein encodes the protein MSTSRVFVARLVGCSVFDPNGDRVGKVRDVLVVERADSSPRVVGMIAEIPGKRHVFLSIGRVTSIGSGQIITTGVLNLRRFEQRGGEIRVMAELLGRRVSMRDGSGEAHIEDVAIEEVDIGEWEISQLFVRRPKASGAPLFAKGPTDFARWDEIKHNQNKGEAQSATQLAASFSDLLPADLANAMLDLPEQRMMEVAGELSDDRLADVLEEMPENEQVALLNKLDDDRAADVLDEMQPDDAADLIAHLSDERGETLLDLMEPEEAEDVRFLLSYAPDTAGGLMTTEPIIVSADATVAEGLALIRRHDLAPALGAAICVTLPPYEPPTGRLLGMVHFQRMLRYPPNERLGALIDQTLEPVRSSTTAAEVSRILASYDLVSVPVVDDNHRLLGVVTIDDVLDHLLPDDWRSTTDESASFDDTSTRPLTIVQQQDIRAGRSARGIR
- a CDS encoding general stress protein; translation: MSNFSGFSRRAPLQSSVPRGDVLASFESYTDAQEAINKLAKAEFDVKGIAIVGRDLTTVEVVTARLSYGRAALAGASTGAWLGLFFGLISTIIAPITAQQVAIFFSAIVAGAGIGMIFGVVNYSIMRKRRDYAATSQLLAERYDVIISPNLTAKAHTVLGTAAAGMPGVHAAPFVPTPTGTPEATPAPEAPEAPVDGDDAPKA
- a CDS encoding aminopeptidase P family protein, with translation MADSSAPTPRATSNRSTTPQSSGFSDYISTGWAERVDPEVVPREQAAFAAARRARLSQLHVGQRLIIPAGSAKVRSNDTDYPFRAHSTFAHVTGWGSDVVAGSVLVMEPTTTGHDATLYFRPAAGRDTSEFYANPDVGEFWTGPRPSLANVAIDLGVATLPLAEFEAVLDRVDASTLIVRDADRDVTDQVDGRRLLAADSEALEHDGDDELSRDLSELRLVKDTYEVVEMRAAVDATQMGFNDVVADLPNIIEHTRGERLVEGTFNRRARAEGNTVGYDTIAASGPHACVLHWTRNDGPVKPGDLILIDAGIELDSYYTADITRTLPISGTFTEVQRRVYDAVLEAADAAFAIVRPGIKFRDIHAEAMRVIAEKTAEWGLLPVSAAESLEADKQFHRRYMVHGTSHHLGIDVHDCAAARRDMYLDGILEPGMVFTIEPGLYFQPDDITVPEEYRGIGVRIEDDILVTEDGAENLSVNIPRTADAVEAWIARS
- a CDS encoding endonuclease/exonuclease/phosphatase family protein, yielding MIQRFLAAIFILATAAALIVAAWPQLFDLEQTVGVAQVVSLRGLSAAGAFVAVLALTLIALLSPRMRRFAASLAVIGLAFSALSLVVLSTRGFGSPGFETKADGDITVLSWNTLGDAPGAEAIADLALENDADIITLPETTRELGFEVAQRMADEGQRMWVHTLAYDQISKSRSTTVLISVDLGEYDVDVQTRTTSTLPSVVAIPQDPSMPTIVAVHAVAPVQGEMANWRTDLDWLAEQCRGSNTILAGDFNSTLDHYASLADGAEYALGSCADAASVTDNAALGTWPTQLPAILGAPIDHVMSTSEWTATGMRVIESHDGFGSDHRPVLATLSPVQ